The Pyrus communis chromosome 2, drPyrComm1.1, whole genome shotgun sequence genome includes a window with the following:
- the LOC137726230 gene encoding style cell-cycle inhibitor 1-A-like, whose protein sequence is MGSDRKSEEKKSRKRSRSSSSEDEGRGKRQRPVEDEDKKSRRSDKRDKSKDKKKSHKHSKHRSDKEKKTKDKHKSKHHKGDRLSKIDFQELSNDDYFLKNNEFSTWLKEEKDVFFSDLSSESARQLFADFVKVWNKQKLESKYYEGIASGPRCAHAWKIKG, encoded by the exons ATGGGAAGCGACCGGAAATCCGAGGAGAAGAAGAGTAGGAAAAGGAGCCGCTCTTCATCTTCCGAAG ATGAGGGAAGAGGCAAGAGGCAGAGACCAGTAGAAGATGAGGACAAGAAGAGCAGGAGGAGTGATAAGAGGGACAAGTCAAAGGACAAGAAAAAATCTCATAAGCACTCAAAACACCGTTCCGATAAAG AAAAGAAGACAAAAGACAAGCACAAAAGTAAACACCACAAAGGGGATCGCCTCTCG AAAATTGACTTCCAAGAGCTGTCGAACGATGACTATTTCCTCAAGAACAATGAGTTCTCTACGTGgctgaaagaagagaaagatgtGTTCTTCTCCGATCTTTCATCAGAGTCTGCACGCCAACTATTTGCAGACTTCGTGAAAGTTTGGAACAAACAAAAACTTGAATCCAAGTACTACGAGGGGATCGCGAGTGGCCCCCGGTGTGCCCATGCGTGGAAAATTAAAGGGTGA
- the LOC137725263 gene encoding proteasome subunit alpha type-2-A-like, with the protein MSDSQYSFSLTTFSPSGKLVQIEHALTAVGSGQTSLGIKAANGVVIATEKKLPSILVDETSVQKIQLLTPNIGVVYSGMGPDFRVLVRKSRKQAEQYHQLYKEPIPVTQLVREVAAVMQEFTQSGGVRPFGVSLLVAGFDDKGPQLFQVDPSGSYFSWKASAMGKNVSNAKTFLEKRYTEDMELDDAVHTAILTLKEGFEGQISGKNIEIGIIGADKKFRVLTPAEIEDYLAEVE; encoded by the exons ATGAGTGATAGCCAGTACTCATTTTCTCTTACCACTTTCAG TCCTTCTGGGAAGCTTGTTCAGATTGAACATGCGCTAACGGCAGTTGGGTCTGGCCAGACGTCTTTAGGGATTAAAG CTGCTAATGGAGTTGTCATAGCAACAGAGAAGAAACTGCCATCTATCTTAGTTGATGAAACATCT GTTCAGAAAATTCAGTTATTGACGCCAAACATTGGAGTTGTTTACAG TGGCATGGGTCCAGATTTCAGAGTTCTGGTTCGGAAAAGTAGGAAACAGGCGGAGCAATATCATCAATTGTATAAA GAACCTATCCCTGTTACACAACTAGTGAGGGAAGTTGCTGCTGTTATGCAGGAGTTCACACAGTCGGG GGGTGTAAGGCCTTTTGGAGTTTCACTGCTGGTTGCCGGCTTTGATGACAAAGGTCCACAACTATTTCAG GTGGACCCATCAGGTTCTTACTTTTCTTGGAAAGCTTCTGCCATGGGGAAAAATGTTTCTAACGCAAAAACATTTCTTGAGAAAAG GTACACCGAGGACATGGAACTTGATGATGCTGTCCACACGGCAATATTGACCCTGAAAGAAGG GTTTGAAGGACAAATTTCTGGTAAAAACATTGAGATTGGGATAATTGGCGCTGACAAAAAATTCAG AGTACTTACACCAGCTGAAATTGAAGATTACTTGGCCGAGGTGGAGTAG
- the LOC137726517 gene encoding uncharacterized protein, producing the protein MVEIDELAFPEDEERSRVFTQLKAYCFELLELLQNPKKHSSALSSLLHFLRQSPPHALQPFFDYTLFPLLLLLDAAVDCRTSKKLGSEEKLGSHNVPKMPQKVSDSVAEGVLQCLEELLKKCLLGSVDQLVVVLKKLTYGALLSPSDASEEFREGIIKCFRELLLNLLPCSDESCACKRIFGVPMLLENRDLKAPLSRTSKYDSEPDECLLAFLQSQTASAAVGHWLSLLLKAADNEAARGHLGSAKLRIEAFMTLRVLVAKVGTADALAFFLPGVVSQFAKVLHASKTMTSGAAGSGDAIDQAIRALAEYLMIVLRDDANLTTLDMSITVSSDLTLKKNESTQSFLDELRKLPVKAHGQSKMILEDSSSKVITTTSNSEKKTDSGKGDGSLHVDRTSDWIEKTSMHADKLLGATFRHICIHPAKKVRQGLLASIRGLLSKCSYTLRQSRQTLLECLCALVVDDSVEVSAGAQEFLENLFSSIEDNQLEHDVAQMFSRLIDNLPKVVLGSEESLAVSQAQQLLVIMYYSGPQFVVDHILQSPVTATRFLDHFSVCMSQNSVFAGSLDKLLTTRPSSVGYLDSVSELNAGASITSECLTIVAAAPRNSKIAGIQEKDIPYTSDNVQKNYENYKLPCMPPWFVYIGSQKLYQTLSGILRLVGLSLMTDKKHGQHLSHITDIPVGYLRKLVSDVRMKDYNKVSWHSWYNRTGSGQLLRQASTAVCILNEMIFGMSDQATDIFARMFQKARKRSKEVQDSDAGFADGQPFKVESSMLCESSWNVLKDEELRSHLIDCVGRILLEYLSHEVWDLPTEHKFSSMHPDYEAEDINLNFFQDTAMLHQVIIEGIGIISICLGGDFASSGFLHQSLYMLLENLTSSNYRVRSASDGVLHILAAVSGFPTVGHLVLANADYVIDSICRQLRHLEINPHVPNVLAAMLSYIGVAYKILPLFEEPMRSVSLELEILGRHQHPELTISFLKAVAEISKASKREACSLPTQAESYLLDVKARISDIEKKDDDDIIMSQVESEQWDSIMFKLNDSKRYRRTVGAIAGSCIMAATPLLASARQEACLVALDIIQDGVTSLAKVEEAYHHEKATKEAIEVVIQSYSLYHLQDALDAADEGADENRLLPAVNKIWPFLVVCIQNKNPLAVRRCLSVVSNVVQICGGDFFSRRFQTDGLHFWKLLSTSPFHRKPNMKEERTPLLLPYRSTSSSSEESLAETSNLKVQVAVLNMVAELSRNERSASALEVVLKKVSGLVVGIACSGVVGLRDASINALQGLASVDADLIWLLLADVYYSMKKKDMPSPPTSDIPVISQILPPPSSAKEYLYVQYGGQSYGFDIDFGSVEIVFKKLHSLVFINQMYS; encoded by the exons ATGGTGGAAATTGACGAGCTCGCGTTCCCAGAGGACGAAGAAAGAAGCAGAGTGTTTACGCAGCTAAAAGCATACTGCTTTGAGCTTCTGGAGCTTCTCCAAAACCCTAAGAAGCACTCCTCTGCTCTCTCTTCTCTGCTCCATTTCCTTCGCCAGTCTCCGCCGCATGCTCTCCAGCCCTTCTTCGA CTACACGTTGTTTCCGCTGCTGCTTCTATTGGATGCAGCTGTTGACTGTAGAACCTCAAAGAAGCTTGGTTCTGAAGAAAAACTTGGGAGTCATAATGTCCCAAAAATGCCCCAAAAAGTGAGTGATAGTGTGGCTGAAGGTGTGCTTCAGTGCCTGGAAGAACTGCTCAAGAAGTGTCTTTTAGGATCTGTAGATCAG TTGGTTGTAGTACTGAAAAAGTTGACTTATGGGGCTTTGCTTTCTCCATCTGACGCGTCAGAAGAGTTTCGTGAAGGAATTATTAAGTGTTTCAGGGAATTGCTACTGAATTTACTTCCATGCTCTGATGAGTCTTGTGCATGTAAACGAATCTTTGGTGTGCCTATGCTTTTAGAAAACAGAGACTTGAAAGCTCCACTCAGTAGAACATCAAAGTATGATTCAGAACCAGATGAATGTTTGCTTGCATTTCTACAGTCACAAACTGCTTCTGCAGCTGTTGGACACTGGCTATCACTTCTTCTCAAA GCTGCAGATAATGAGGCTGCACGAGGACATCTAGGTAGTGCAAAGCTTCGGATTGAAGCCTTTATGACCCTACGTGTGCTTGTTGCTAAG GTTGGTACTGCTGATGCGTTAGCCTTCTTTTTACCTGGTGTTGTTAGTCAATTTGCCAAAGTTTTGCATGCCTCAAAAACAATGACCAGTGGGGCTGCTGGAAGTGGGGATGCAATTGATCAGGCAATTAGAGCTTTGGCTGAGTATCTGATGATAGTTCTGCGGGATGATGCTAACTTAACTACACTTGATATGTCTATAACTGTTAGTTCTGACTTAACTTTAAAAAAGAATGAATCTACACAATCGTTCTTGGATGAGCTTCGTAAGTTGCCTGTTAAGGCGCATGGTCAAAGTAAAATGATATTGGAAGATTCGAGTAGTAAAGTGATTACAACTACTTCCAACTCTGAGAAGAAAACTGATTCTGGCAAAGGAGATGGATCTTTGCACGTGGATCGTACAAGTGATTGGATTGAGAAAACTTCAATGCATGCGGATAAACTCTTAGGTGCAACTTTTCGACAT ATTTGCATTCATCCAGCAAAAAAAGTGAGACAAGGTCTCCTGGCTTCCATACGAGGACTGTTGTCAAAGTGCAGTTACACGCTGAGGCAGAGTAGACAAACGCTTCTG GAGTGCTTGTGTGCTTTGGTTGTTGATGACTCTGTAGAGGTATCTGCAGGTGCACAAGAATTCCTTGAAAATTTATTCTCATCGATTGAAGATAATCAATTGGAACATGATGTTGCTCAGATGTTTAGCAG GCTCATTGATAATCTTCCAAAAGTTGTCCTTGGGAGTGAGGAATCACTTGCAGTCTCACAAGCTCAGCAGCTACTTGTAATAATGTACTATTCTGGTCCTCAGTTTGTGGTTGATCACATCCTTCAGTCTCCG GTAACAGCTACTCGTTTCCTGGACCATTTTTCTGTTTGTATGAGTCAGAACTCGGTGTTTGCTGGTTCTCTTGATAAGCTTCTTACCACTAGGCCATCCTCAGTTGGATATCTTGACTCTGTTTCTGAGTTGAATGCTGGAGCCAGTATTACGAGCGAGTGCCTAACAATAGTGGCTGCTGCTCCCCGAAATTCAAAGATTGCAGGCATCCAGGAGAAGGATATACCATACACATCAGATAATGTTCAGAAAAATTATGAGAATTATAAGCTTCCGTGCATGCCTCCTTGGTTTGTATACATTGGCAGTCAGAAACTATACCAAACTCTTTCAGGAATTCTTAGACTTGTAGGTTTATCCTTGATGACAG ATAAAAAACATGGGCAGCATTTGTCACACATCACTGACATACCAGTGGGTTACTTGCGTAAATTAGTTTCTGATGTTCGTATGAAGGATTATAATAAAGTGAGTTGGCACTCATGGTATAATAGAACTGGTTCGGGACAGTTACTGCGCCAGGCGAGCACTGCTGTGTGTATTCTTAATGAGATGATATTCGGTATGTCAGATCAAGCGACAGATATTTTCGCAAGGATGTTTCAAAAAGCGAGAAAAAGAAGTAAAGAGGTTCAGGACTCTGATGCAGGATTTGCTGATGGTCAACCTTTCAAAGTTGAATCTTCCATGCTTTGTGAATCTAGTtggaatgttttaaaggatgagGAATTAAGGAGTCACTTGATTGATTGTGTTGGTAGAAtattacttgagtatttatcTCATGAAGTATGGGATCTTCCAACAGAACATAAATTTTCATCCATGCATCCTGACTATGAAGCTGAAGATATTAATCTAAACTTCTTTCAGGACACGGCTATGCTACAC CAGGTTATCATTGAAGGAATCGGCATAATCAGTATCTGCCTTGGAGGAGATTTTGCTTCTAGTGGATTTCTTCATCAATCCCTTTATATGTTGCTTGAAAATCTCACTTCTTCAAACTATCGTGTTAGAAGTGCTTCTGATGGTGTATTACATATCCTGGCTGCTGTATCTGGCTTTCCAACA GTTGGGCACCTAGTACTAGCGAATGCAGACTATGTGATTGATTCTATATGTCGTCAATTACGCCATTTGGAGATTAACCCTCATGTGCCAAATGTGCTCGCTGCCATGCTTTCCTATATAGGAGTCGCGTATAAAATATTGCCTCTATTTGAGGAGCCG ATGCGTTCTGTTTCTTTGGAGCTCGAGATTCTTGGCAGGCATCAGCACCCTGAATTGACAATTTCCTTTTTAAAG gCTGTTGCAGAAATTTCCAAGGCTTCAAAGCGTGAGGCTTGTTCATTACCAACCCAGGCAGAGTCTTATTTGTTGGATGTCAAGGCTAGAATATCTGATATCGAAAAGAAAGACGACGACGACATTATTATGTCCCAAGTGGAATCAG AGCAATGGGATAGCATTATGTTTAAGCTGAATGATTCAAAGAGATATAGGCGCACAGTTGGAGCTATTGCCGGTTCATGTATTATGGCTGCAACCCCTCTACTTGCTTCAGCAAGGCAAGAAGCCTGTCTGGTGGCCTTGGATATAATTCAG GATGGGGTTACATCATTGGCAAAAGTAGAAGAGGCTTATCACCATGAGAAAGCTACTAAGGAAGCAATTGAAGTAGTGATTCAGTCATATTCGTTATATCATCTCCAAGATGCCTTGGATGCTGCCGATGAAGGGGCTGATGAGAACCGGTTGCTTCCAGCAGTGAATAAAATCTGGCCTTTTCTGGTTGTTTGCATTCAAAATAAGAACCCACTG GCTGTTAGAAGATGTTTATCTGTGGTGAGCAATGTAGTGCAAATTTGTGGAGGAGATTTCTTTTCAAGACGCTTCCAAACTGATGGCTTGCACTTCTGGAAACTTTTATCGACCTCCCCATTCCATAGAAAGCCCAACatgaaagaagaaagaacccctCTGCTACTTCCTTACAGAAGCACTTCCAGTTCTTCAGAGGAGTCCCTGGCAGAAACTTCTAATCTGAAAGTACAGGTTGCAGTTCTCAACATGGTTGCTGAATTGTCTCGAAACGAAAGGAGTGCTTCAGCATTGGAAGTTGTCCTCAAGAAGGTCAGCGGTCTTGTGGTAGGGATAGCTTGTAGTGGCGTGGTTGGTCTTCGTGATGCATCCATAAATGCCCTTCAAGGCCTTGCATCCGTCGACGCTGATCTCATTTGGCTTCTTCTAGCTGACGTTTACTACTCTATGAAGAAAAAAGATATGCCTTCACCCCCCACGTCCGATATACCGGTAATCTCCCAAATTCTGCCCCCACCCTCGTCTGCAAAAGAGTATCTTTACGTGCAGTATGGAGGGCAGAGTTACGGTTTCGATATTGACTTCGGTTCtgtggaaatagttttcaagaAACTGCACTCTCTGGTTTTTATTAACCAAATGTACAGTTAG
- the LOC137722277 gene encoding transcription factor MYB58-like, giving the protein MGGKGRSPCCDKEKVKRGPWSPAEDLRLITFIQKNGHDNWRALPKRAGLLRCGKSCRLRWINYLRPDVKRGNFTIEEEESIIRLHEALGNKWSKIAAHFPGRTDNEIKNVWNTHLKKRLGCQNLPSSSSSSSSTTSTTLLSGGKPSVGGGEELIEHQSAEETSMATNNKPHEPCSLTIQENPNHHDSPMELTNDPKELTGLTTSSSNVSSNESNGSSSSSQVVGMSRPGAEEQQMDDSNDFSGIFDFPFESDSGFWDMFNDFEPLQSNLVQVLHEADEANCQRSGLGQVENGKWLSYLESELGLDVTPTESEKNNQEILPKYASEQQVFPEAFDKMPNPTEADESMDYFNSNVAFATQQFLHSN; this is encoded by the exons ATGGGGGGAAAGGGAAGATCACCATGTTGTGATAAGGAGAAAGTGAAGAGGGGTCCTTGGAGCCCTGCTGAGGACTTGAGGCTCATTACTTTCATTCAGAAAAATGGCCATGATAACTGGAGGGCTCTCCCTAAGCGAGCAG GTTTGCTGAGATGTGGTAAAAGTTGCCGTTTGAGATGGATTAATTACCTTAGGCCTGATGTGAAGCGAGGGAACTTCACTATTGAGGAAGAGGAGTCCATAATCAGGCTACATGAAGCCTTGGGAAACAA GTGGTCAAAAATTGCAGCACATTTTCCTGGAAGAACGGACAATGAGATTAAGAATGTGTGGAACACTCATCTAAAGAAAAGATTGGGTTGCCAAAATTTACCATCCTCTTCCTCGTCATCTTCTTCTACTACTAGTACTACATTATTGTCTGGTGGAAAACCAAGTGTAGGAGGAGGGGAAGAACTAATTGAGCATCAATCTGCTGAGGAAACTAGCATGGCCACCAACAACAAACCTCATGAACCATGCAGTTTGACAATTCAAGAAAACCCTAATCATCATGATTCTCCAATGGAATTAACAAATGATCCCAAGGAGTTAACAGGGTTGACCACTTCTTCTTCTAATGTTTCTTCTAATGAATCCAATGGCTCAAGTAGTTCCAGCCAAGTTGTTGGTATGTCAAGGCCAGGTGCAGAAGAGCAGCAAATGGATGATTCAAACGACTTTTCAGGAATTTTTGATTTTCCATTTGAGTCTGACTCTGGTTTTTGGGACATGTTCAATGACTTTGAGCCACTCCAGTCAAATTTAGTCCAAGTACTTCATGAGGCTGATGAGGCTAATTGCCAGAGATCGGGCTTGGGACAAGTGGAAAATGGGAAGTGGCTTAGTTACTTGGAAAGTGAACTTGGACTTGATGTAACACCAACAGAGAGTGAGAAAAATAACCAGGAGATTTTACCAAAGTATGCAAGTGAACAACAAGTCTTCCCAGAGGCCTTTGACAAAATGCCAAACCCTACAGAAGCTGACGAGAGCATGGATTACTTTAATTCAAACGTGGCCTTCGCCACACAACAATTCCTCCATTCAAATTAG
- the LOC137724473 gene encoding putative Peroxidase 48 gives MAMSTMKGFVVAMVVIFSVLLSLNNPRGESERAFLSASSSAQERLVNLVSLTSSDGGQDFVMEDMNDGGQSDLEYDFYRETCPEAETIVRSTMAQIYSQQKNVSAQLLRLFFHDCFIQGCDASVLLDDSNGNKNHSIEKLAVPNKTLKGFDKVDLIKEVLENVCPGVVSCADTLALATRDGIVLADGPFYPVFTGRRDSTRSYHDEALAEIPKPDDNITQTLHLFSVRGFSDRETVSLLGAHNIGKIGCEFIQARLNNFKGTGKPDPTVSPSFLKEMRFVCDDNGTRSSQKSPAPGPTRGLMRERSSGLRGMPYFQQLSSSIPSGRGFDTHYYQSLLKGRGLLFADQQLMANERTARLVRAYASDDGSTFRMDFARAMMKMSKLKAANGSPGQVRVDCSLPLQAS, from the exons ATGGCGATGAGCACAATGAAAGGGTTCGTCGTCGCTATGGTGGTGATCTTCTCTGTGCTGCTGTCCCTGAACAACCCGAGAGGCGAATCGGAGAGAGCCTTTCTCTCCGCCTCCTCCTCCGCCCAAGAGCGACTGGTCAATCTGGTTTCTCTGACTTCTTCCGATGGAGGGCAAGATTTCGTCATGGAGGATATGAATGATGGAGGTCAATCGGATCTTGAATACGATTTCTACCGCGAGACTTGCCCAGAAGCTGAGACCATTGTGAGGTCGACGATGGCGCAGATTTACTCCCAGCAGAAGAATGTCTCTGCTCAGCTGCTGCGCCTCTTCTTCCATGACTGCTTCATTCAG GGCTGTGATGCTTCAGTCCTCTTGGACGACAGCAATGGGAATAAAAACCATTCCATAGAGAAGCTGGCTGTTCCAAATAAGACCTTGAAGGGATTCGATAAAGTGGACCTGATCAAGGAGGTGCTCGAAAATGTTTGTCCAGGAGTGGTATCTTGTGCTGACACACTTGCTCTTGCCACCAGAGATGGCATTGTTCTG GCTGATGGCCCCTTTTATCCGGTGTTCACTGGTAGAAGAGATAGCACCAGGTCCTACCATGATGAAGCATTGGCTGAGATTCCTAAACCTGATGATAACATCACTCAGACACTTCATCTGTTCTCGGTGAGAGGATTTAGTGACCGAGAAACTGTCAGTCTTCTAG GAGCGCACAACATTGGAAAGATTGGATGTGAGTTCATTCAGGCCCGTCTTAACAACTTTAAGGGGACGGGCAAACCAGACCCCACTGTTTCTCCTAGTTTCCTGAAAGAGATGAGATTTGTCTGCGATGACAATGGAACAAGGAGCAGCCAGAAGTCCCCTGCACCGGGGCCAACAAGGGGATTGATGAGGGAGAGGTCGTCGGGACTGAGGGGGATGCCATACTTCCAGCAGTTGTCTTCCTCCATACCATCTGGGAGAGGCTTTGACACTCACTATTACCAGAGCTTATTGAAGGGCAGAGGACTCCTCTTTGCTGATCAGCAACTGATGGCAAATGAGAGGACTGCAAGGTTGGTCAGAGCTTATGCATCCGATGACGGATCAACCTTCCGGATGGACTTTGCCAGGGCTATGATGAAGATGTCAAAGCTAAAGGCGGCCAACGGATCTCCAGGTCAGGTCAGGGTGGACTGCTCTTTGCCACTGCAGGCTTCTTAA
- the LOC137726598 gene encoding receptor-like protein EIX2 — protein sequence MDTLHLINPLKFSHRFLILFLASTYLPTAMICLGDIGVRSTTTVKSLCIEEERRALVNFKQHLVDPSGRLSSWVGRECCRWEGISCDNGTGRVVKMNLRNPYPNSNSSSYEKSCLGGKINHSLLSLKHLKFLDLSYNDFQGIPIPKFFGELKSLQYLNLSLASFGGEIPPSLGNLSSLSFLDLGLNFDLSSRNLNWLSRLSSLKYLDLGEADLSTTRVNWVYAVNMLPSLSELHLSSCQIESIPLISLQHFNLTSLFVLDLSNNYMFSSALPSWFFNLTNLITLHLSKNNFSGSFPNEFASLKSLQDLDLSETGLKGQIPKVIGNFCKLKFLSLSGNKFNGGIEEFWRSFSNCPNNTLESLDLSYCGTQSQLPASLGMFKSLQNLNLRYNNFWGSIPDSIGNLSSLKTLDLFDNNMNGSIPESLGQLSQLVSLNLFGNSWESILTEAHFRNLTRLQDYQVGNPAQSKSLIFDVAYDWVPPFKLHTLRILNCWVGPGFGVWLQSQTELIDITLSGNGISDSIPREWLLKISSQLIQLDLSNNEFRGSLPLHLKFPNLNSIDLSHNQLEGSLPLWSTFATSLIIESNLFSGPIPSNIDQLMPNLQVLFLSENNLNGTIPQSVCSMLNLRILSLRSNQFSGEFPHAWSVGSNMVFLDVGQNNLSGNIPTSLGVLSSLAVLKLNNNKFGGEVPDSLQNCSSLASIDLGNNRLYGEIPLWIEGSSVSMLYMLRLRSNYFSGHISQQLCNLQYLHILDLSRNNFSGTIPKCLNNLTSLVKDSKRVKYSNSEQATLTLKGEELVYNTTLDLVNSIDLSSNNLQGEIPEEISSLILLGTLNLSMNQLFGRIPSKIGNLRWLETLDLSHNHLTGQIPQSLSSLTSLSHLNLSYNNLSGRIPSGNQLQTLNDSSIYMDNPSLCGVPLSIKCPGDKTFTIEGANDRNEDRDNDKLWFYVSVVLGFIVGFWGVCGTLILKTS from the coding sequence ATGGATACCTTGCATCTCATCAATCCCCTCAAATTTTCTCACcgttttctcattttgtttttggcatctACGTATCTACCCACTGCTATGATCTGCTTGGGTGATATCGGAGTTCGGAGCACTACTACTGTGAAATCATTATGCATTGAGGAAGAAAGGCGAGCACTTGTCAACTTTAAACAACATCTTGTTGATCCTTCTGGTAGGCTTTCTTCTTGGGTGGGGCGTGAGTGCTGTCGATGGGAAGGAATTTCTTGCGACAACGGCACTGGTCGTGTTGTCAAGATGAACCTCCGCAATCcatatccaaattcaaattcttcGTCTTATGAAAAGTCTTGCTTGGGAGGTAAGATAAATCATTCTTTGCTTAGCTTGAAACATTTAAAATTCCTGGACCTAAGCTATAATGATTTTCAAGGCATTCCCATTCCAAAGTTCTTTGGGGAGCTTAAAAGTTTGCAATATCTCAATCTGTCCCTTGCATCATTTGGGGGAGAAATTCCCCCTTCTCTTGGTAACCTATCAAGCCTGAGTTTTCTTGATCTCGGGTTGAATTTTGACTTGTCTTCCAGAAATTTGAATTGGCTGTCTCGCCTCTCTTCTCTAAAATACCTTGATCTTGGAGAGGCCGATCTTAGCACAACAAGAGTCAATTGGGTGTATGCTGTTAATATGCTTCCTTCACTGTCAGAGTTACACTTATCTTCGTGCCAAATTGAAAGCATTCCACTCATCTCCTTGCAACACTTTAATTTGACATCACTTTTCGTACTTGATTTGTCAAATAATTATATGTTCAGTTCTGCACTTCCCAGTTGGTTTTTCAATCTTACCAACCTCATAACACTTCATCTATCCAAGAATAATTTCAGTGGTTCTTTTCCAAATGAATTTGCAAGTCTCAAATCTCTTCAGGACCTTGATTTATCTGAAACAGGCTTAAAAGGTCAAATTCCCAAGGTCATTGGAAATTTTTGCAAGCTGAAGTTCTTAAGTCTTTCTGGAAACAAATTTAATGGGGGGATTGAAGAATTTTGGAGGAGTTTCTCAAATTGTCCAAATAATACATTAGAGTCATTAGATTTGTCTTACTGTGGGACGCAAAGCCAACTGCCGGCCTCCTTAGGAATGTTTAAAAGTTTGCAGAATCTCAACCTTAggtacaataatttttgggGCTCAATCCCAGATTCAATCGGAAACTTGTCCTCCTTGAAAACATTGGACCTCTTTGATAATAATATGAACGGCTCCATTCCGGAAAGTCTTGGCCAACTATCTCAACTAGTTTCCCTAAATCTGTTTGGCAATTCATGGGAAAGTATTCTAACAGAAGCCCATTTTAGAAACCTTACGAGATTACAAGATTATCAAGTAGGAAACCCAGCCCAATCCAAGTCCCTCATTTTTGACGTGGCTTATGATTGGGTTCCTCCTTTCAAGCTCCACACACTTAGGATCCTAAATTGTTGGGTAGGACCTGGTTTTGGGGTGTGGCTTCAATCTCAAACTGAACTAATCGACATCACTCTTAGTGGCAATGGAATCTCGGATTCCATACCAAGGGAATGGTTGTTGAAGATATCTTCCCAACTCATCCAACTAGACTTGTCTAACAACGAATTTCGTGGAAGCCTTCCATTGCATTTGAAATtcccaaatttaaattctatTGATTTGAGTCATAATCAATTGGAGGGCTCACTCCCGCTTTGGTCCACTTTTGCCACTTCCCTTATTATTGAAAGCAATCTATTCTCCGGGCCAATTCCCTCCAATATTGACCAGTTGATGCCGAATTTGCAAGTATTGTTTCTTTCTGAGAATAATTTGAACGGCACAATTCCTCAATCTGTTTGCAGCATGCTTAACTTGAGAATCTTGTCTCTAAGGAGCAATCAATTTTCTGGAGAATTCCCTCATGCATGGAGCGTGGGGAGCAATATGGTGTTTTTAGATGTTGGTCAAAACAATCTCTCTGGTAATATTCCCACTTCATTGGGGGTATTAAGTTCACTGGCAGTATTAAAGCTCAACAACAACAAGTTTGGAGGTGAAGTTCCTGATTCCTTACAAAATTGTTCTAGTTTGGCGAGCATTGATCTTGGAAACAACAGGTTATATGGGGAAATACCACTATGGATAGAAGGATCCAGTGTATCCATGTTGTATATGCTACGATTACGGTCCAACTATTTTAGTGGACATATCTCCCAACAACTGTGCAATCTTCAGTACCTTCACATCCTTGACCTTAGTCGCAACAACTTTTCTGGTACTATTCCCAAGTGTTTGAATAATTTGACTTCGTTGGTGAAAGATTCAAAAAGGGTCAAATATTCAAATAGTGAGCAAGCCACATTGACACTAAAAGGAGAAGAACTTGTGTACAACACGACTCTAGATCTTGTAAATAGCATTGATCTTTCATCAAATAATTTACAAGGTGAAATTCCTGAAGAAATAAGCAGTCTCATTCTATTGGGCACCTTGAATTTGTCCATGAATCAATTGTTTGGAAGGATCCCCTCCAAGATCGGAAACTTGCGTTGGCTTGAAACTCTTGATCTCTCACACAACCACCTCACGGGACAAATTCCTCAAAGCTTGTCATCTTTAACCTCTTTGTCCCACTTGAACTTGTCTTATAACAACTTGTCTGGAAGAATTCCTTCTGGAAACCAGCTTCAAACGCTCAATGATTCGTCAATTTATATGGACAATCCATCACTGTGTGGAGTTCCTCTTTCAATTAAGTGCCCTGGAGACAAAACTTTTACTATTGAGGGTGCAAATGACAGGAATGAAGATAGAGACAATGATAAGTTGTGGTTTTATGTCAGCGTGGTACTTGGATTCATCGTAGGTTTTTGGGGAGTTTGCGGCACATTGATCCTAAAGACATCGTGA